Sequence from the Nocardia cyriacigeorgica GUH-2 genome:
GCTGGTGCTCACCGGACGCCCCGACGACGAATGGCTGGCCCGCTGGTCGCGGGCGGAGGCGACGGCCACCCATCCGATCGATCCGATCCAGATCACCGACACCGTGGTCGGGCTGCTGCGCGGCCGTCCGGCCGCCTGAACTGCGGAGACGACGCGCCCGCGGATTGCCCCGTTTCGGTCATAAATGTCAGTGCCTAATTCGATCAAAGACCGCGACGAATCGCCGGGTCCGGCCCCGGAACGGTTGTAGGCTGTGCTCTAGCTCACATGAGCGCGGGAGATGACATGACGACCCGCAGCGCCAGGTTCGGATCAGCCCACCCTCGCCCACCGCGGCGATGACGCGACCCCGGCGACGCGGACCACCGCATCGACCGCCCGCACCCCGTTCGAGGACGGACGGCAACCCCGCCCGCCCCGTTCGCAAGGAGGGGAAGTGCAGTCGTGAATACCGAGGTGCCGATTCTCGTACTCGGCGCGATCGCCACCGCGTTCGCGCTGGGCTCGGTGGTGATCGCGTCCCTCATCGGGCCGAAACGCTACAACCGGGCCAAGCTCGAACCCTACGAATGCGGCATCGAGCCGACACCGCACGCCGTGGCCGGCGGGCCGGGAAACGTTACCGGGCAACGCTTCCCGGTGAAGTACTACCTCACCGCGATGCTGTTCATCATCTTCGATATCGAGATCGTGTTCCTGTATCCGTGGGCGGTTCACTTCGATTCGCTCGGTCTGTTCGGTCTGGCCGCGATGGCACTGTTCATCGTCAATGTCTCGGTCGCCTACGCCTACGAATGGCGCAGAGGCGGCCTGAGCTGGGACTGAGCAGATCGGCGCCGAACATTCCCACCGCGCTCCCCGCCCCGCGGGGACGATCCAGGAGAAGCAGTCGATTATGGGTCTCGAAGAAAAACTGCCCAGTGGTTTCGTGCTCAGCACCGTCGAATCGATGGCGGGCTATCTACGCAAGGGCTCGCTGTGGCCTGCCACGTTCGGGCTGGCCTGCTGCGCCATCGAGATGATGGCCACCGGCGCCGGGCGATTCGATCTCGCCAGGTTCGGTATGGAAGCCTTCCGCGCCTCTCCCCGCCAGGCCGATCTGATGATCGTCGCCGGGCGGGTCAGCCAGAAGATGGCGCCGGTGCTGCGTCAGGTCTACGACCAGATGACCGAACCGAAATGGGTGCTGGCCATGGGGGTCTGCGCCTCCTCGGGCGGCATGTTCAACAACTACGCCATCGTGCAGGGCGTCGACCACGTCGTGCCGGTCGACATCTACCTGCCCGGCTGTCCGCCGCGGCCGGAGATGCTGCTCAACGCGATCATCGCGCTGCACGAGAAGATCCAGCAGATGCCGCTGGGCGTCAACCGCGAAGAAGCCATCCGCGCCGCCGAGCAGGCCGCCCTCGCCGCCACCCCCACCATCCGGATGGAAGGGCTGCTGCGATGACGGCCGAGGATCCCCGCGGCGGCGCCGGCGACGAGGTGATCGGCGTGCGCCACGGCATGTTCGGCGCCGCGGGCACCGGCGACACCTCCGGCTACGGCCGGCTCATCCGCCAGGTCAGCCTCCCCGGCGGGAGCGCCCCTCCCTACGGTGGCTACTTCGACGCCATCGTCGACGCGCTGCGTCATGCCCTCGGCGAGGTCGGTCTGGACTTCGATGCCGCCGTGGAGAAAGTGGTGGTGTTCCGCGACGAACTCACCCTGCACGTGCGGCGGGCGGAGCTGGTCGCGGTGGCCCGCGCGCTGCGCGACGATCCGGCCTTGCGTTTCGAGCTGTGCCTCGGCGTCAACGGCGTGCACTACCCCGACGACGCCGAACGCGAACTGCACGCGGTGTATCACCTGATGTCGATCACCCACGGGCGGCGGCTGCGCGTCGAGGTCTCCGCACCCGACGCTGATCCGCACATCCCCTCGCTGTACCGGGTGTATCCCACCACCGACTGGCACGAACGCGAGACCTACGACTTCTTCGGCCTCCAGTTCGACGGGCATCCCTCGCTGACCCGCATCACCATGCCCGACGACTGGCGCGGACACCCCCAGCGCAAGGATTACCCGCTCGGCGGGATCCCGGTCGAATACAAGGGCGCGCGCATCCCGCCGCCCGACGAGCGGAGGGCCTACAGCTGATGAACAACACCGACACCCACGCCACCGGAACCGACACCGACGACCTCGGTGCTGCCCACCGGCAGACCTCCGATCAAACACCGGCGCCCGAGCCGACGACGGTGACCGTCGGCGGCCAGGATTGGGACGAGGTCGCCGAGGCCCTGCGCGGCGCCGGCGAGGAACGCATCGTCGTCAATATGGGGCCGCAGCATCCGTCCACCCACGGCGTGCTGCGACTGATCCTGGAGATCGAGGGCGAAACCGTCACCGAAGCCCGCTGCGGCATCGGCTATCTGCACACCGGCATCGAGAAGAACCTGGAATTCCGCAACTGGGCCCAGGGCGTCACCTTCGTGACCCGGATGGACTATCTGTCGCCGTTCTACAACGAGACCGCCTACTGCCTCGGGGTGGAGAAGCTGCTCGACATCACCGAGCAGATTCCCGAGCGCGCCACCGTCATCCGGGTGCTGCTGATGGAGCTCAACCGGATCTCCTCGCATCTGGTGGCACTGGCCACCGGTGGGATGGAGCTGGGCGCGCTCACCCCGATGCTGTTCGGTTTCCGCGAGCGCGAACTGATCCTCGACGTCTTCGAGACCATCACCGGCCTGCGCATGAACCATGCCTACATCCGGCCGGGCGGGCTCGCCCAGGATCTGCCCGACAACGGCGTCGACAAGGTGCGCGAACTACTGGCGCTGTTACCGAAACGCCTGCGCGATATGGAACATCTGCTCACCCAGAACCCGATCTGGAAGGCCCGCACCCAGGACATCGGCTACCTGGACCTCACCGGATGCATGGCGCTGGGCATCACCGGCCCGGTGCTACGCGCCACCGGCCTACCGCACGATCTGCGCAAGGCCGCGCCGTACTGCGGATACGAGACCTACGAATTCGACATTCCGACCACCACGGGTTGCGACTGCTACGGCCGCTACGTCATCCGGGTGGAAGAGATGAAGGAATCGCTGAAGATCGTCGAGCAATGCCTGGACCGGCTGCGGCCGGGTCCGGTCATGATCGACGACAAGAAGATCGCCTGGCCCGCCGACCTGGCCCTCGGCCCCGACGGGCTGGGCAATTCGCCGCGACACATCGGCAAGATCATGGGCACGTCGATGGAAGGGCTCATCCACCATTTCAAGCTCGTCACCGAGGGCATCCGGGTCCCGGCCGGGCAGGTGTACAGCGCTGTCGAATCACCGCGCGGGGAACTCGGCGTGCACATGGTCAGCGATGGTGGCACCCGCCCGTACCGGGTGCATTTCCGCGACCCCTCGTTCACGAATCTGCAAGCGGTGGCGGCGATGTGCGAAGGCGGCATGGTCGCCGACGTCATCGCCTCCGTCGCCAGTATCGACCCGGTGATGGGCGGTGTGGACCGATGAGGCGATACCTCCGCCTTCGCTGCGGCCTCTGCCGGCGACCACAGCATCCGCAGGCGGCGAAGGAGGCCCGATGACCGAGATCCTGTTGCGGCTGACCACCAAACCCGCGCCCTATCCGGAGGAGGTGCATGAGCGGTTGGCCGGCGACGCGGCGCGGATCATCGCCCGCTATCCGCATCCGCGCTCGGCGCTGCTGCCACTGCTGCATCTGGTGCAGTCCGAGGAAGGGTTCGTCTCGGGCACCGGCATCGAATTCTGCGCCGAACAGCTGGGTTTGACCGCCGCCGAAGTCACCGCGGTGGCGACCTTCTATTCGATGTACCGGCGCACACCCACCGGCGAGTACCACGTCGGCGTGTGCACCAACACGTTGTGCGCGGTGATGGGCGGCGACGCCATCCTGGCCGCCCTGCGCGAGCATCTCGGGATCGCGCACGGCCAGACCACCGACGACGGCGCCATCACCCTCGAACACATCGAGTGCAACGCGGCCTGTGATTTCGCGCCGGTCATCATGGTGAACTGGGAGTTCTTCGACAACCAGACCCCGGAATCGGCTCGGGCCCTGGTGGATTCGCTGCGCTCGGGCGCGCAGGTCACGCCGACCCGCGGCGCACCGCTGTGCACCTTCCGCGA
This genomic interval carries:
- a CDS encoding NADH-quinone oxidoreductase subunit A; translated protein: MNTEVPILVLGAIATAFALGSVVIASLIGPKRYNRAKLEPYECGIEPTPHAVAGGPGNVTGQRFPVKYYLTAMLFIIFDIEIVFLYPWAVHFDSLGLFGLAAMALFIVNVSVAYAYEWRRGGLSWD
- a CDS encoding NuoB/complex I 20 kDa subunit family protein, translating into MGLEEKLPSGFVLSTVESMAGYLRKGSLWPATFGLACCAIEMMATGAGRFDLARFGMEAFRASPRQADLMIVAGRVSQKMAPVLRQVYDQMTEPKWVLAMGVCASSGGMFNNYAIVQGVDHVVPVDIYLPGCPPRPEMLLNAIIALHEKIQQMPLGVNREEAIRAAEQAALAATPTIRMEGLLR
- a CDS encoding NADH-quinone oxidoreductase subunit C, whose amino-acid sequence is MTAEDPRGGAGDEVIGVRHGMFGAAGTGDTSGYGRLIRQVSLPGGSAPPYGGYFDAIVDALRHALGEVGLDFDAAVEKVVVFRDELTLHVRRAELVAVARALRDDPALRFELCLGVNGVHYPDDAERELHAVYHLMSITHGRRLRVEVSAPDADPHIPSLYRVYPTTDWHERETYDFFGLQFDGHPSLTRITMPDDWRGHPQRKDYPLGGIPVEYKGARIPPPDERRAYS
- the nuoD gene encoding NADH dehydrogenase (quinone) subunit D, whose product is MNNTDTHATGTDTDDLGAAHRQTSDQTPAPEPTTVTVGGQDWDEVAEALRGAGEERIVVNMGPQHPSTHGVLRLILEIEGETVTEARCGIGYLHTGIEKNLEFRNWAQGVTFVTRMDYLSPFYNETAYCLGVEKLLDITEQIPERATVIRVLLMELNRISSHLVALATGGMELGALTPMLFGFRERELILDVFETITGLRMNHAYIRPGGLAQDLPDNGVDKVRELLALLPKRLRDMEHLLTQNPIWKARTQDIGYLDLTGCMALGITGPVLRATGLPHDLRKAAPYCGYETYEFDIPTTTGCDCYGRYVIRVEEMKESLKIVEQCLDRLRPGPVMIDDKKIAWPADLALGPDGLGNSPRHIGKIMGTSMEGLIHHFKLVTEGIRVPAGQVYSAVESPRGELGVHMVSDGGTRPYRVHFRDPSFTNLQAVAAMCEGGMVADVIASVASIDPVMGGVDR
- the nuoE gene encoding NADH-quinone oxidoreductase subunit NuoE; this encodes MTEILLRLTTKPAPYPEEVHERLAGDAARIIARYPHPRSALLPLLHLVQSEEGFVSGTGIEFCAEQLGLTAAEVTAVATFYSMYRRTPTGEYHVGVCTNTLCAVMGGDAILAALREHLGIAHGQTTDDGAITLEHIECNAACDFAPVIMVNWEFFDNQTPESARALVDSLRSGAQVTPTRGAPLCTFRETARILAGFPDERPGALDGIPGPATLAGLHTAREHGMHAPDAQHRSEGEQQ